The genomic window TTCTCTCACCGCTCGTCCGGGGTGGCTGACACTTTCTCCAAGAGGCGGAGAGTTCAATACAGTAATCAAGAATGACGGTGAACATAATTATTCAGTAACCACCAGATTGGAATTCAAACCGCAATCAGTCAGTGATGAAGCCGGCATCTGGATCGTAAACGGACCGGAAGCTATAAGCGCAAAATTGTTCAGCTCGATCGACAGTTCAGGAAACAAGATCGTGACGTTCAGTTATGAAATCACTCGTTACACAATTCCTGACCCTGCAGGTGTCGGTGATAGTACATTGTGGCTTAAGCTTGTCCGTGTCAACCATATGCTTACCGGTTATTGCAGCACTGATGGTTATGACTGGATCCGCGTGGGAAGCAGTATCAATGTAACCGATCTGGATGGGTATCAATCCAATTACAACAGCTCATGGACAGGAAACCGACAGGGGTTGTTTGTACAAGGAGGAGTCCCGGCCGGCTTTGATTTTTATATTTATCGCGACGCTTATACACCGATATTGGCCGAATGTCCCGCGAACCAGTACGGCACGACCGTTTCGGCAAGAGTCAACGGAATGAGTTCGTTGACCAATATACATGATGGTGACTGGGCATTATATGCCGGCCTGGAGTTTGGGAACTCGGAATACGTAATTGAACCTGATTCTATTCATATTACGGCTTCATGTGCTTCTTCGGGTGGTGTTGTCGAAGTCTGGCTTGATTCGATCGATACCGGTACCAAAATAGCTGAATGCAATATCACCAATACCGGCAGCTGGAGTAATTACGAAACATTCTCCACCAATGTTCTCACAACCGTTTCGGGCAACCGTGATGTCTACTTGAAATTCAAAGGTGCAGGCTCGGGTAATCTTTTTATGCTCCAGTGGGTGAGTTTTGTTGATAAATCCCATCCTTTAACATCTATCCACGAATCACGATCAGGACTGCTTCCGAAACACTTTGAGCTTGAACAAAATTATCCCAACCCATTTAACCCGGCGACAAGGATCAGCTACCAGTTGCCGGTTGCAAGTAACGTCACTCTGAAGATTTATGATGTGTTGGGCCGAGAAGTTGCGACACTGGTGGATGAGAGACAGAGCGCGGGATACCATGGCGTCACATTCGACGCAGGAAATTTGGCGAGTGGTGTGTATTTCTATCGAATCGGGACAGAGATGTCTTCTGCAGTGAAGAAGCTTACGTTAGTGAAGTAAGAGAGGGGAGCAAAATTGCGGTGCCGGGAAGGTTTCTCCCGACCGGATGTAAAATAATGGATGTTAGATACGATTAATTTAATTCCAGATAGAAAGGTGCTATATGAAAAAGATTTCATTATATATAAAGAAAGATTTTAAGAGGTGGATTATCCTGGTATTGCTGGCAGTATCTGCCTCGCAAGCGCACGCCCAAACAGGTTGGGGCAATATTCAAACAAACGTGCCGGAGCTTAAGAATGTTTATGCAAAGGATTTTTATATCGGTTGCATCTTATCATATCCGCACATTGGGTTCACCACTGATCCGCCCGTCCCGGGTCAATCGGCTGTAGTAGATACCAATGGCGGGTACTTAGTGAAATTTCATATGAACTCCATGTCGCCCGGCAACAATATGAAACCGATGTATACCGTCAATATTAGTGCGAGTGCTGCGGCTTATTCTGCCGCAACTACTCAGGCGCAGAAGGATTCGATCAACACCCACCCGATAATAACTTTCAATGGCAACCTGATTGCTCAACTCAATTGGGCACAAAGGCAGGGCTTTACGTTTCGAGGACATACGCTGGTTTGGCATAACCAGACTCCGACACAGTTCTTCCGGACAGGTTATACGACTACGGGCGGTTACGTGTCAAAGGATACGATGATCCAGCGTATGGGGTGGTACATACACGAGGTGATTCGATCAATTCACCAGAGTTGGCCGGGCTTATTATCCGCAATCGACGTGGTGAACGAAGCGATCGCTGACGGCACAGGAGCAGTCCGCACCACCGGCAACGAATGGTACACCGTGTTTGGTGATTCAACTTATGTCATGACTGCCTTCCAACTGGCCCGCCAATATACTCAGCAATACGGCGAGACGCAGATCAAGCTGTATTATAATGATTACAATACCGAGGTCCCAACGAAGGCTGACGGCATCGTGAGACTACTGACTCCGATTTATCAGGCAGGTTATCTCGATGGTATCGGAATGCAAAATCACAATAGCCTTTCAACTCCGACCGCGCAAACTTTCATAGACTCGTACAATAAATTCTATCCGATATGCAACGAGATGGCCGTAACAGAATTGGATGTAACGACCGGCACCAGTACCCCTTCTGCTTCGCAACTGGCCGCACAGGCGAACCAATACGGCATGCTTTTCAAATGTTTTGTTGAGCGCAGTTATAGATCCGGCAGGGGAAAGATTGTCAATGTTACGAAAGATGGTTTGAATGATAAGTATACATTCGTGACTACGGGGGCCACCTCATTATGGGATTCCAACGACCAGTGCAAGCCGGCGTTCTTCGCGGTCGCAGATGTTGGTACCAACTATAACGCTTTAGACTCGCTCATCTCGTATGCTGATTCTTTGCACGAAAGCAAATATACCGCATCATCATGGTCGCAATTTGCTGCAGCATTGGACTCGTCGAAGAGCGCCATGGCACAGGAATATTCAGTATCTGTATCGGCGGATACCGCTTTAAGCAATGCAAGA from Candidatus Acidiferrales bacterium includes these protein-coding regions:
- a CDS encoding endo-1,4-beta-xylanase, translating into MKKISLYIKKDFKRWIILVLLAVSASQAHAQTGWGNIQTNVPELKNVYAKDFYIGCILSYPHIGFTTDPPVPGQSAVVDTNGGYLVKFHMNSMSPGNNMKPMYTVNISASAAAYSAATTQAQKDSINTHPIITFNGNLIAQLNWAQRQGFTFRGHTLVWHNQTPTQFFRTGYTTTGGYVSKDTMIQRMGWYIHEVIRSIHQSWPGLLSAIDVVNEAIADGTGAVRTTGNEWYTVFGDSTYVMTAFQLARQYTQQYGETQIKLYYNDYNTEVPTKADGIVRLLTPIYQAGYLDGIGMQNHNSLSTPTAQTFIDSYNKFYPICNEMAVTELDVTTGTSTPSASQLAAQANQYGMLFKCFVERSYRSGRGKIVNVTKDGLNDKYTFVTTGATSLWDSNDQCKPAFFAVADVGTNYNALDSLISYADSLHESKYTASSWSQFAAALDSSKSAMAQEYSVSVSADTALSNARVGLQTAIAGLVLNIVKMPVINISSHSIDFGAVPYGSTKKDTVQIYNTGTDTLKVTSITSTDTTFTFAPAAFNIAPSDSLNFVVTFAPREIANYTGFIILTHDAAGSPDSIPVSGQGIEIYAVHNGGGLPTEFALSQNYPNPFNPSTTINYQLPVHSRVTLKVYDVLGREVATLVNERKDAGYYNVSLDAGDLPSGVYFYRIETEKFTDVKKFILIK
- a CDS encoding family 43 glycosylhydrolase; translated protein: MSRIFTVVSCFLFFINSGFGQSASFQTYMNPVIPGDHPDCTLTKVGNDFYTTGSSFNPTPVIYHSTDLVHWEAIAQPVSAAWSNYGDAPAGGCWGGQVVYYNNKWWDFFCRNWQMYFVTADSVRGPWSMPTLVNNPSSVSGGLGYDNSIFVDDDSTWYLLVKNGQAGNWIVQLGNNGQPSGKVLNLTWINPAPSYPYSWAEGPVMWKHGGYYYYAFAQNVAGGEYVMRSKTLTDSSSSWTTPVNFFNTSDPQASSAVFGNPNHCSAAVVIDDSTVWILHPVWRTGSSNEWYSQGRQGLLNQVRYDSTGEPTADYPVNAPKDAPKLPSSGIPWMVPHSDFFDSNKLNPEWSFLGYTASNAYSLTARPGWLTLSPRGGEFNTVIKNDGEHNYSVTTRLEFKPQSVSDEAGIWIVNGPEAISAKLFSSIDSSGNKIVTFSYEITRYTIPDPAGVGDSTLWLKLVRVNHMLTGYCSTDGYDWIRVGSSINVTDLDGYQSNYNSSWTGNRQGLFVQGGVPAGFDFYIYRDAYTPILAECPANQYGTTVSARVNGMSSLTNIHDGDWALYAGLEFGNSEYVIEPDSIHITASCASSGGVVEVWLDSIDTGTKIAECNITNTGSWSNYETFSTNVLTTVSGNRDVYLKFKGAGSGNLFMLQWVSFVDKSHPLTSIHESRSGLLPKHFELEQNYPNPFNPATRISYQLPVASNVTLKIYDVLGREVATLVDERQSAGYHGVTFDAGNLASGVYFYRIGTEMSSAVKKLTLVK